A region from the Mucilaginibacter sp. CSA2-8R genome encodes:
- a CDS encoding response regulator → MEGKKIMVCDDDVSIVEMLELILGFTGAKISTETDSVKLFDRLQAERPDLLIIDIWMPILTGDLIVKRVRATESSIRNMPIIIISASRDGREIAEAAGATSYLPKPFDIDELTSAAERLLNY, encoded by the coding sequence ATGGAGGGGAAGAAAATTATGGTATGCGACGATGATGTTAGCATCGTTGAAATGCTTGAACTGATACTGGGTTTCACCGGTGCAAAAATATCAACTGAAACGGACAGCGTTAAACTCTTTGACCGCCTGCAGGCAGAAAGGCCCGACTTACTTATCATTGATATCTGGATGCCTATTTTAACCGGAGACCTGATTGTTAAACGAGTGAGAGCGACCGAAAGTTCAATTAGAAATATGCCGATTATTATTATATCGGCCAGTCGCGATGGCAGAGAGATTGCAGAAGCTGCAGGAGCCACCAGCTACCTGCCCAAACCCTTTGATATTGACGAGTTAACTAGTGCTGCTGAGCGTTTACTCAATTACTAG